ATTTTAAAACAAACAGTTTTGAATAAGAAAAAAGGATTTAAAGTTTTGATGCTTTAAATCCTTTTTTAAGTCTCTTTTTTTGTAGGAAATAAACACTATATTATTTTGTGAAATTTGCGAATAAAATGAATGAAAAATTCAAATATCGTCATAATAACCTCTCCCTTATTAATGGGATTTTATTTTTCTTTACAGGTATTATTTATGCTTGGTCAAAAAGTTTGTATGATTGGCAACCCTATGTATGGTGGTTAGGAAGTATAGGTTGGTCATATAAATACTTTTCATATCATGAATACTTCTTATTAATTGATGATGAAAAAATAAGTATCAACCGTGGATTGTGGAAAGATAAAAAAATAGTAGTAAATGATATTGAAAGAGTTGAGATTCAAAAGAGATATTTTCTCCTTAAATTAAAAAATGGAAAAACTCAAAAATTGTACAAACTGTCTTTTGAGAAAGATGCTATTTCAAAACTTGAATCTATTTTAAACTCATTTAATTAAGATATAGCAACACTATTTTGATGCTGTTTTTCAATATCTTAATTTAGATTTTAATAAAGTCAAGCATTTTATTGATACTGTTAAGGCTTGGAAATATTAGGAAATACATGATTCAAAAAGCAAAAAGGCTTTCCATTTTATATAATGGGAAGTCTTTTTTGATTTTTATTCATACTCATACAACAAAAATTTACCTTGTTTACCCAAAGTTTGTCCTTTCTTAATTTTCACACTTGTTACAGAAATACATTTATAATATCTACCCATTAATTTCTCTGCTTTTAGTTTTATACATACTTCCTGCTTATTATCAATCAGTTCTTTGTATTTGAATTTTGTAAACTGTTGATATTGAGAGTTTTCCATGTAAATAGTTACTACTTCACCATCTTTTTTTCTAAGAAAAATATATGGACTATTCTTTAATTTTCTATTTATTATAACAGATAATAACGTGTCTTTTGCAATGGTTGAATCAGGTAAAGATGCATAATGCAGTTCAAATTTTTTAACTACACTATCTGGTAAATTATACAAACTTCTAAGCCCAAAAATTTGATAATGTAAATTACCAGTTAATTCTTCACTTTTCATATTTACTTTACAAGAAACTAAAGCAAGTACGGAGAAAATAATGAAAAGACATAATTTGTATTTAGTCATTTTGAAAGAGATAAAATAAAAATTAGCTCAAAAAAACCTACAAAAAATAAATTTCATAGGTTTAAAAAATTTTTAAATCACATCACGCTTATTTTTCACTAAGTCATACATCAATTCTCTTGCTCGGTGTAATTGTGCTTTTACAGTTCCTAGAGGCGCATCTAGTTCGGTTGCTATTTCATCATACGAAAGTTCGTCAAAGTAGCGTAGTTCTACCAATTTTTTATATTTTGGAGGAAGCTGATCGACAAAATTTCTAATAATTTCTATTTTTTGTGTTCGGATTGCTTCTTCTTGTGGTGTTAGATTTTGGTCTGGAACATCCATCTGAATCTGTTCACCTGAATCATTTTTATAAGGCGTATGTAAACTTAGGGTTTCTAATTTTTTCTTGCGAATAAAATCGATACAGTTATTGGTTGCAATACGGAAAAGCCACGTACTAAATGTATATTCTTTCTTAAATTTCTTTAGACTTTTAAATGCTTTTGTAAATGCTTCGACTGTCAAATCTTCAGCATCGTCAGTATTTTTTACCATTTTGAGAAGCATAAAATACACCGAATTTTTATAACGATTCATCAGTTCAGCGTATGCTTGTTGGTCGCCTTTTACTGCCAAATCAATTAAATCAAAATCTTTTAGAGCTTTGTCTGAAAATTCTTTATCATCAGCATTAGACAAAGGATTTTTATTTACTTTTTCTTCTGAATTTTCGGAGTTTTTTTTATTATCTTTCATCAATAGAGGTGTAATAAATACTTTTTTTGTAATAAGTTATTAATATTTTTCTTTATACTAAATAACTTCTGTGTTATTTGCTACGTTGTTGTTGGTGTTTTCACAAACGACATATAGCTATTTTTAATCCATAAATCAAAACTAGGTAAGAAATGGTCATTTTGACACATTTTTTCAGGATTTACTTTGTTAGAGTCGTTTCTGTACTATTTCCATCTTTTAGGAGGAAAAAAAACTGCCCCTATTCCCACCACGAAATAATAAAAAATAAATACGAATTCAAAACCCAAAAATGCAGTAAAAAAATCTTTAAATAAGTATTTGTAAAAATTTTTATACGTAAAACGGCTTGAAACGTAATTATTTTGTATTTGGTTATAGAATATACGCAAAATAGCAAAAAAAAGCAATTGACGAATCAATTCAAAACCTAAAACTTCATAAAAGCCATTTATAAAAAACCCTATAATAGCGATATACCAAAAAAAGATACTCAAAGGATAAATACTAGAAATAACTTTCTGACGAAAAGAATATTTTGTTCCAACAGACAAATGTCGCCGTTTTTGATGTAACCATTCTCTAAAACCTTGAGGTGCTTTACTCTCTGTTTGTCCATCCAAACAAATGCCTACATTTTTATAAAATCGTTTTTCTGAAAAAATTAAATCATCATCTCCTCCTAATTGAGAAGCTATTTTTTCAAAACCTATCGTGTTACTTGTCTTTGTTGGGGACACCCAAAACGGCTGGATATTTTCTTCTACTGACGACAAAAAAATACTTTTTTTATAAGCCAAATTTCTTCCCACTCCCATATAAGCCATCCCAAAATTAGCAAAAGATATATATTGAAGTGCTGTTAGTAAGGTCTCGTTTTGTATAAACCAATTTAAAAAATTACTCCTTTCTTTTTTATACAATGAAATTCCCACAACTGTATTTATTTCTTTATCAGAAAATGAATTTGCCATCTTTTCTATCCAAAACCTATCTTTTGGCAAGCAGTCTGCATCTGTCAGTAAAATAATTTCATTTTTAGCTGCTTGTATTCCTATATGTAAAGCATATTTTTTTCCATTCCAATTTTGAGGTTTTTCGTTGATAGAAATAAAATGAAAGTTTTTAGCAGGATTATTTTTTTTGAATTCTTCCAAAATCTCTAAAGAATTATCGTCTGAACGGTCATTTACTACAATAACTTCAAAATCTGAATAGCTTTGATTAAAAATAGAAATAAGTAGTTTTTCTAAATTATGTGCTTCATTTCTTGCTGCCATGACAACAGAAATAGTTTTTTTAGAAGATTTATTTTTGATTTTTCTAGTAAAGAGTAACTTAAAAATTACGACAAAAAAGCTACCTTGTAGGACAAGACTAATTACTAGAAAACCAAAAAAAATATAAATTTGATTCACGCTTTTTTATTCTCACAATGATTTTTTTTTTACTTCTGACTTTACTCTTATCTGCTTGTTCTCCTACACAAAAACCAGTTAAGCAAGACAAAACAGATTTAGATTCTATTCAAACTGAAATTATCAAAACAAAGATAGTAGAAACAGAGCCAAAAGAAGAACCTTTAAGGTATTGGTATATTTATTCAAATGGAAATCATAAACAACCTTCTGATTCTCTAGGTTGGTATAGGTCAGATTATGAAAAGTCATTAGCTCTCTACAATGATGTTGATAATCTTTCAAAAACTGTACACAACATAGGACTTCACGTTTCTATTTTTAAATTGGAAAATGAAAAGTTTGCTTTTGTAATTGATTCTACGACAAAAATATATAAATTTATTGAAGGAAATTATAAACAAATTATTTCTACTAATTCAGCTTTTGCTTTTGGAACAAATGTAAAAATTGAGCAAAAAAGATTGAATCTAGATAAGTTTAAAGATGTTTTAGTAGAAATTCCTAGTGGTGGAATGGGTGGTTCTGAGTTTTTATTTCTTTTCTATAACCCTACAACCAAATCGTTTGATTACGATTATGAAACAGAACTTAGAAACATAGAATTTGATATAAAAAAGCAAAAAGTCGTTAGCCATTATCAGTGGTCTAAAGCAACATTTGTTTTAGAGAATAATAAATCAAACCTATTATTTAAGATTTAGTAGTGCCAAAGAAGAGTTTATTGACAAAGAACAAGTTACCAAATACGACAAAGAAGGAAGAATAGTAAGTATTGATACAGTAAAAATCGAATAAAAGAATAGAATCGTAATTCCTAATTCGTAATTCGTAATTGATTTTTAACCTTCTTAAAATATGACCAACTTGTTTCATTCGGCTGCGAATATTCTGTGGGAGCATGCTCAAAAATAGGCTGCTTTGCTCTTACATAAT
This is a stretch of genomic DNA from Bernardetia sp. MNP-M8. It encodes these proteins:
- a CDS encoding sigma-70 family RNA polymerase sigma factor, with product MKDNKKNSENSEEKVNKNPLSNADDKEFSDKALKDFDLIDLAVKGDQQAYAELMNRYKNSVYFMLLKMVKNTDDAEDLTVEAFTKAFKSLKKFKKEYTFSTWLFRIATNNCIDFIRKKKLETLSLHTPYKNDSGEQIQMDVPDQNLTPQEEAIRTQKIEIIRNFVDQLPPKYKKLVELRYFDELSYDEIATELDAPLGTVKAQLHRARELMYDLVKNKRDVI
- a CDS encoding glycosyltransferase; translated protein: MAARNEAHNLEKLLISIFNQSYSDFEVIVVNDRSDDNSLEILEEFKKNNPAKNFHFISINEKPQNWNGKKYALHIGIQAAKNEIILLTDADCLPKDRFWIEKMANSFSDKEINTVVGISLYKKERSNFLNWFIQNETLLTALQYISFANFGMAYMGVGRNLAYKKSIFLSSVEENIQPFWVSPTKTSNTIGFEKIASQLGGDDDLIFSEKRFYKNVGICLDGQTESKAPQGFREWLHQKRRHLSVGTKYSFRQKVISSIYPLSIFFWYIAIIGFFINGFYEVLGFELIRQLLFFAILRIFYNQIQNNYVSSRFTYKNFYKYLFKDFFTAFLGFEFVFIFYYFVVGIGAVFFPPKRWK